The window TCGACCGCAAGACCGGTGAGGTCAACGTCTTCGTCCCGGAGCGCGACGACGACGGCGAGATCATCGGTGAGGCGCGCCTGCACCCCGACGAGTTCGGGCGGATCGCGGCGTTCGCCGCGAAGCAGGTCATCACGCAGCGCATGCGCGACATCGGCGACGACCGCGTGCTCGGCGAGTTCAAGGCGCGCGAGGGCGACATCGTCGCGGGCGTCGTGCAGCAGGGGCCGAACCCCAAGATGGTGCACGTCGACCTCGGCACGGTCGAGGCGATCCTCCCGCCCGAGGAACAGGTCGCGGGCGAGGACTACGCGCACGGCACCCGTCTGCGGGTCTTCGTCACGAAGGTCGAGCGCGGCAACCGTGGCCCGCAGATCACCGTCTCGCGGACCCACCCGTCGCTCGTGCGCAAGCTGTTCGCCCTCGAGGTCCCCGAGATCGCGACGGGCGTCGTCGAGATCGTCTCCCTCGCCCGCGAGGCCGGGCACCGGACGAAGATCGCGGTCCGCGCGACGCAGGACGGCGTCAACGCGAAGGGCGCGTGCATCGGCGAGCTCGGTGCACGCGTGCGCGCCGTCACGAACGAGCTCGGTGCCGAGAAGATCGACATCGTCGACTACTCGCCCGATCTCGCGACGTTCGTCGCGAACGCGCTGAGCCCCGCCAAGGTCTCGAGCGCGTTCGTCATCGACCGCGCGACGAAGGCCGTTCGCGCCCTCGTTCCCGACTTCCAGCTCTCCCTCGCGATCGGCAAGGAGGGCCAGAACGCCCGCCTCGCGGCGAAGCTCACGGGAGCCCGGATCGACATCCAACCCGACTCGATTCTCGAGGACGACGACGAAGCGGCCGACGAGGGGTAGTATGGACCCCGTACGAACGTGCATCGGCTGCCGTTCGCGCCAGGAACGAACCGGACTCGTCCGGGTCGTCGCCGTCTCCGGTCAGATCCGCTTCGACCGAGACGGCAGGCTTCCGGGCCGTGGCGCGTGGCTGCATCCAAGTGCGGCGTGCATCGGACGGGCCATCGAGCGCCGCGCTTTCGGGCGGGCGTTCCGACACGGCCGGGTCGATGTCGCCGAGGCACGTGAGTACGCACGCCAACTGGCCGACGCCCAGGCGCCGGCACGAACAGAGAAGGCTGAACGGACCATGGACAACTCATGAGTGGCTCACGATGAGGCACTTCCAGCAGTAGTGGTCTGCTCCTGATCCCGGGGCAGGCCCTGAGACAGGAGAATTGTGGCAAAACCACGCGTACACGAGATCGCCGCCGAGATGGGCGTCGATTCGAAGACCGCGCTCAAGACGCTCCAGGAGATGGGCGAGTTCGTCAAGAGTGCATCGTCGAGCGTCGAGCCGCCGGTCGCCCGGCGACTCCGCGAGGCGTTGAAGACCGGCGACGGCTCGGGTGCCGGTGCACCCAAGCCCGGCGCGGGTGCCCCCAGGCCGGGTGCACCGAAGCCCGGTGCCGGCGCGCCCAAGCCCGGTGCCCGGACGGTCCCGTCCGGGAACGCCGGCCCGAAGCCCGGTGCTCGCAGCGGCGCCCCCAAGCCGGGTGGCGCGCGCCCCACGACGCCGGAGCGCGAGGCGCCCGCCGCGAAGCCCGAGCCCGCGACGACGGCACCCGCCGAGGCGCGCCAGGCGGCTCCCACGCCCGGGCGGCAGGCAGCACCCACGACGGACGCCGTCACGCCCGGTGGCGCACCGAAGCCCGGTTCGGCGGCGCCGAAGCCCGGTGCGGCGACGCCGAGTGCGGCGAAGCCCGCCGACGCCGGTGACTCGTCGGCGATCCCGCGTCCCCGCGGGCCCCGGCCCGGGCCGCGTCCCGGCAACAACCCGTTCGCGTCGAGCCAGGGCATGGGGCGTCCGCGCCCCGGGAACAACCCGTTCGCCGCGAAGCAGGGCATGGGTCAGGGTGGCGGCGCAGGCGGCCCCCGTCCCGGTCCTCGTCCCGGCCCCGGTGGTGGCGCCGGTCGCGTCCAGCCGCCCCGGCCGGGCCAGCCCCGCGTGCTTCCCGGCGCGCGCCCCGCAGGTCAGGGTGGTCGCCCCGGCGCCCGCCCCGGCGGCGGTGCGGGTGGCGGCGGCGGTCGCCCGGGCACGGTCGGCGGATTCGCCGGTCGTCCCGCGACCGGCGGTGGCGGTCGTCCCGGTGGCGGTCGCGGTCGCGGTTCGACCGCGGGTGCGTTCGGTCGCGGCGGCTCGAAGTCGAAGGCGCGCAAGTCCAAGCGGACGAAGCGGGCAGAATTCGAGATGCGCGAGGCGCCGCTGATCGGTGGCGTCCGCGTTCCCCGGGGCAACGGCGAGACGACGGTGCGGCTGCGCCGCGGCGCGTCGATCGCCGACTTCGCCGAGAAGATCGATGCGAGCCCCGGCGATCTCGTGACCATCCTCTTCCACCTGGGCGAGATGGCGACGGCGACCGAATCGCTCGACGAGGCGACCTTCGAGGTCCTCGGCGCCGAGCTCGGGTACCGCATCGACATCGTGAGCCCGGAGGACGAGGACCGCGAGCTGCTCGAGTCCTTCTCGATCGACCTCGACCAGGAGGCCGAGGAGGAGGGCGACGACGTGCTCGTCGCACGTCCCCCCGTCGTCACCGTCATGGGTCACGTCGACCACGGTAAGACCCGCCTGCTCGACGCGATCCGCAACGCGAACGTCGTCGAGGGCGAGGCCGGTGGCATCACCCAGCACATCGGTGCCTACCAGGTGCACACGCAGCACGACGGCGTCGACCGCGCCATCACCTTCATCGACACCCCCGGTCACGAGGCCTTCACGGCCATGCGTGCCCGAGGTGCGAACGTGACGGACATCGCGATCCTCGTGGTCGCGGCGGACGACGGCATCATGCCGCAGACGATCGAGGCGCTGAACCACGCACAGGCCGCGAACGTGCCGATCGTGGTCGCGGTGAACAAGATCGACAAGCCCGACGCGAACCCCGCGAAGGTTCGCTCGCAGCTCACCGAGTACGGCCTCGTGGCCGAGGAGTTCGGCGGCGACACGATGTTCGTCGACGTCTCCGCCCGCGAGGGGCTCCACATCCAGGAGCTCATCGAGGCGGTCCTGCTCACGGCCGACGCGGGTCTCGACCTGCGTGCGAATCCGGACAAGGACGCGCGCGGTGTCGCGATCGAGGCGAAGCTCGACCGTGGCCGCGGTGCGGTCGCGACCGTCCTCATCCAGTCGGGAACGCTGCACGTCGGTGACGCGATCGTCGCGGGCACGGCCTACGGCCGTGTGCGTGCGATGGTCGACGAGAACGGCGTGACCGTGACCGAGGCGGGGCCGTCGCGTCCCGTCCAGGTGCAGGGTCTGTCGAGCGTGCCCGGCGCGGGCGACACGTTCCTCGTCACCGACGAGGACCGCACGGCCCGGCAGATCGCCGAGAAGCGCGAGGCGGTGGAGCGCAACGCGATGCTCGCGAAGAGCCGCAAGCGCATCAGCCTCGAGGACTTCACGCGTGCGCTCGAGGAGGGCAAGGTCGAGTCGCTCAACCTCATCATCAAGGGTGACGTGTCCGGTGCCGTCGAGGCGCTCGAGGACTCGCTGCTCAAGATCGAGGTCGACGATTCCGTCCAGCTGCGGATCATCCACCGCGGCGTCGGTGCGATCACCGAGTCGGACGTGAACCTCGCGACGGTCGACAACGCGATCATCATCGGGTTCAACGTGCGCCCCGACACGAAGGCGCGCGAGCGCGCCGCTCGCGAGGGGGTGGACATCCGGTTCTACTCGGTCATCTACAACGCGCTCGACGACATCGAGCAGTCGCTCACGGGCATGCTCAAGCCCGAGTTCGAAGAGGTGCAGTCGGGTGTCGCCGAGATCCTCGAGGTGTTCCGCTCCTCGAAGTTCGGCAACATCGCGGGCTGCATGGTCCGCTCCGGCACGATCACGCGCAACGCGAAGGCGCGCGTCATCCGCGACGGTGTCGTGCTCGCGGACGGGCTCGCCATCGAGTCGCTGCGTCGCTTCAAGGACGACGTCACCGAGGTGCGGACGGACTACGAGTGCGGTATCGGACTCGGTAAGTTCAACGACATCCAGGTGGGCGACGAGATCGAGACCACCGAGCTGGTCGAGAAGCCGCGCGGCTGATGCGCGCACGGAGGGGGCCGGCACCGTCCGGCCCCCTCCGCTCTCGTCGGGAGAAGGAGATCCAATGGTTGATCACGCACGGGCCGCCCGTATGGCGGACCGCATCAAGGAGATCGTCGCGACGACCCTCGACCGGGGCATCAAGGACCCGCGCCTCGGGTTCGTGACGGTCACGGACGTCCGCGTGACGGGCGATCTGCAGCAGGCGACGGTCTTCTACACCGTGTACGGCACGGAGGAGGAGCTGCGCGACACGGCGGCCGCCCTGAAGTCGGCGACCGGCATGCTGCGGTCGGAGGTCGGCAAGCAGTTGCGCGTGCGCCTCACGCCGACGCTCGAGTTCGTCCACGACGCACTGCCCGAGAACGTGAACCAGATCGAGCAGTTGCTCGCGCAGGCGAAGGAGCGCGACGAGGCCGCGCACGCGGCGTCCGCGGGCGCGAGCTTCGCGGGTGACGCCGACCCGTACGTCAAGCCGCGCGAGCTCGCGGCGGACGACGACCACGGCGTCGACGGGGCCGAGGGCACGTCCGAGCGGTAGCACGAGCGATACGAGGAGTCGGGGCGACCACGTGAACGTGGTCGCCCCGACTCGTCGTCGGTGCGCTCCGGCCTGAGCTGCGTCGCGTCAGCTCGGGAGCGACGCCGCCCCGTCGTCGACGACGACGAGCGCGTCGGCCTCGAGACTCGCGAGGGCGCGTGCGAACCGTTCGTCGTGTCCGCCCCGCACGACCGCGTCGTGGAGCGCGTCGAGGGGCACGGCGGTCGTGGTTGCGCGCAGCTCGTGGAGGATGCGACCGCGCATCTCGCGGTCGGAGCCCTCGTAGCGGGCCTGTTTGCGGCGTGGCACCCCCGCGGTCGGTCCCGCCGGGTAGCCCGCGCGCCGCCACGCACACCGCTCGGCGACGGGGCAGCGCTCGCACGCGGGTGTGCGCGCGGTACAGACGATCGCACCGAGTTCCATCGCCGCGGCGTTCCACCGGTTCGCGCGTCGGACCGCGGTCGCGTCGTCGGGTGGCGGCGCAGGGACGAGCGCCCGGTAGGCGGCGAGGTCGCGCGCCGCGTTCGGCGCCCAGGGTTCCTCCGAGCCCTCCTCGACCCGCGCGAGGACACGCCGGACGTTCGTGTCGACGACGGCCTCCGGCACGCCGAACGCGAAGGACGCGACGGCGGCGGCCGTGTAGGGGCCGATCCCCGGGAGCGCGAGGAGGTCCTCGCGCGTGGCGGGCACGCGGCCGTCGTGGTGTTCGACGATCTCGACGGCGCAGCGCCGGAGCCAGAGGGCCCGGCGGGGGTATCCGAGCCGGTCCCACGCCCGCAGCACGTCGGCGTCGCCGGCGCGCGCGAGGTCCGCGGGGCTCGGCCACCGCTCGACGAACGCCTCCCAGCGAGGGATCACTCGCGCCGCCTGCGTCTGCTGGAGCATGAACTCGCTCACGAGCACGGCCCACGGGGACGTGCCGGGCGCACGCCACGGGAGCGGGCGCGCGTTCGCGGCGAACCAGTCGATGGTCTCGTCGACGAGCTCGGTGCGGGTCACGGGGCGGTCGTCCTCACGCGGACACCGCCGCGACGACGGCTCCTGGGGCGAGGAACCGGCCGGATCGCTCGACCTCGTGGACGAGGCGAGTGAGGGTCCGTTCGACGGGAGCGTCGATGCCGTGGTGGGCCGCGAGCGTGGCGACGCGCCCGTTCAACTCGTCGATCTCGGTCCGTCGGCCCCGGCGGATCGCCTGCAGCGTGCTCGCCGGATTCGGGACCGGCCCGAACGCGTGACCGAGCCTGCGGGCCACGTCGACGGCGTCGTCGAACGGCCGGTGGCCGAGCGCGTGGACGTCGACCTGGCGGAGCGGGCCGAGGCCCGTGATGCGCACCCGCTGCCGCTCGGCGACGAGGACGGCCTCACGGAGGGAACGCGCGAGGACGCGCACCAGTCCGGGGTCGCGCGACACCGCCTGCACACTCGACCCCGTGATCGCGGGGAGCGCATTGACGTGGTTCACGAGGAGCTTCGCCCACTGTGCACCCGTGAAGCGATCGACCGCGCGCGCGGGAAGTGCCGAGGCGAGGATCGTCGCGACACGTCTCGATGCGGGGGAGGCCCAGCCGGACCCGGCGCCGACGAAGACGGGACCCCGGGCCGTCGCGACGGCGCGTCCGGCGGCCGTCCCCGTCGCGGCGAAGAGGACGAGCGCGCCGTGCACGTCCCTGCGCCCACCGAGCACGCGGGCGGCCGTGTCGACACCGCCGAGGCCGTTCTGCAGCGCGACGACCGACGTGGCGACGAGCGCATCGGCGTTCGCGGCGAGTGCTGCTGCCGCATCGTGCGCCTGCGTGGCGCACAGGGCGAGGTCGAGGCCAGGAGGCAGGCGTTCGTCCGCCGCGACGGCCACGGCGTGGCGGCCGAAGGCGCCGTCGAGGTGCAGACCGTCTGCGGCGATCGTCTCGGCCGTCGCGCGGCGCGCGGCGACGTGTACCTCGTGGCCGGCGGCCGCGAGGAGTGCGGCGACCGTCGTCCCGACGGCACCCGCGCCGATCACGCCGATCCGCATGCCCGCTCCCGTCGGCCGGCGGTCCGTCCGGCCGCAGACCAGTGTAGGTGCGCCCGACACGTGCGCCGCTCAATAGACTGGAGCGGACATGACGCGACGTGAATCCTCGGGCCCGCACGGCATCCTCCTGCTCGACAAACCGAACGGCCCGACGAGCCACGACCTCGTCGCGCGCACGCGTCGGGCGCTCGGCACCCGGAAGGTCGGCCACGCGGGCACGCTCGACCCGATGGCCACGGGGCTCCTCGTGCTCGGCGTCGGTGACGCGACGCGTCTGCTCACGTACTTCGTCGGGGCCGACAAGGAGTATCTCGCGACCGTGCGCCTGGGCGTCTCGACGAACACGGAGGACGCGGAGGGGGAGATCACCGCACGAGCCGAGCCCGGCGCGATCGCCCGGCTCGGGACGGACGAGATCGACGCGACGATCGCGTCGCTGACGGGACGCATCCGCCAGGTCCCGAGCGCCGTCTCGGCGATCAAGGTCGACGGTGTGCGGGCCTACAAGCGCGTCCGCGACGGTGAGCAGGTCGAGCTCGACGCACGCGAGGTGGACATCACCGAGTTCGTGCGGACGGGTTCGCCCCGTCGTGCGGACGGCGAGGAGTCGGCCGTCGACGTCGACGTGCGCGTCGCCTGTTCCTCCGGGACGTACGTGCGCGCGCTCGCCCGCGATCTCGGCGATGCGCTCGGCGTGGGGGCCCATCTCGTCGCCCTCCGGCGCACGCGCGTCGGCGCGTTCCGCGTCGACGAGGCGAGCGACGTCGAACGGACGGATCTCGTGGACGCGCTGCTGGCCCCCGCGGCGGCCGCGCTCCGCCGGTTCGAGCGACTCGATGCCGACGAACGGGACGCCGCGGACCTGCGCAACGGACGCGTGATCGCGCGCGGGAGCACGGGATCGGGCGACGAGCCGCTGCGCGCGGCGATCGACGCGACCGGCGCGCTCATCGGCATCGTCGGGCCGCGAGACGGCGGCTGGAAGTCGGTCATGAACCTGCCCACGGGCGGCGCCTCGTGATCGACTGGTTCACGTGGATCGCGGCCGGGCTCGCCGCGATCGTCGGCGTGGTCTGCCTCGTCCTCGGTCTCGTCGGGCGTCGCCCGAGCGACGTGAGCGTCGGCGCGATCGCGGTCGTCGAGCTGCTGCTCGTCGTCCAGGTCGTGCTCGCGATCGTCACGCCCGTGGCCGGCAACGCCCCCGTCGGTGACGGCATCGAGTTCTGGGCCTACCTCGTCACGGCGCTCATCATCCCGCCCGCCGCGGTGTTCTGGGGCCTCGTCGAGCCGTCGAAGTGGTCGACCGTCATCCTCGGCGCCGTGGGACTCACGGTCGCCGTCATGCTCGTGCGCATGCAGCAGATCTGGACGGGACAGCCACCGTTCCTCGGCGGGTGAGCGCGGCGCGGTCACGAGTGGTCCCCGCGCGGTGGGATACTGGATCGGTCATGGCACGAGGTAGCACCGAACCCGCGTCGAGCGGCGCGCAGCGCGACGGCTCGACGATCGGCGGCTACCGGGGCGCGAGCGGTGCGGGACGCGTCCTCGTGGTCGTCTACGCCGTCCTCGCGCTCGCCGCGACGGGCCGAAGTGCCGTGCAGCTGCTCAGCCACTTCGAGGTCGCGCCGCTCGCGTACTCGCTCTCCGCCGTCGCGGCGGTCGTCTACATCGTCGCGACGGTCGCGCTCGTGCGCCGCGGGCGACGGAGTCACCTCGTCGCGTGGACCGCGATCGTGTTCGAGTTCGTCGGTGTTCTCGTCGTGGGCGGGCTCTCGCTCGTCCACCACGAGCTGTTCCCGGCCGACACGGTATGGTCGAGGTTCGGCAGCGGCT is drawn from Pseudoclavibacter chungangensis and contains these coding sequences:
- a CDS encoding A/G-specific adenine glycosylase; the protein is MTRTELVDETIDWFAANARPLPWRAPGTSPWAVLVSEFMLQQTQAARVIPRWEAFVERWPSPADLARAGDADVLRAWDRLGYPRRALWLRRCAVEIVEHHDGRVPATREDLLALPGIGPYTAAAVASFAFGVPEAVVDTNVRRVLARVEEGSEEPWAPNAARDLAAYRALVPAPPPDDATAVRRANRWNAAAMELGAIVCTARTPACERCPVAERCAWRRAGYPAGPTAGVPRRKQARYEGSDREMRGRILHELRATTTAVPLDALHDAVVRGGHDERFARALASLEADALVVVDDGAASLPS
- a CDS encoding ketopantoate reductase family protein; amino-acid sequence: MRIGVIGAGAVGTTVAALLAAAGHEVHVAARRATAETIAADGLHLDGAFGRHAVAVAADERLPPGLDLALCATQAHDAAAALAANADALVATSVVALQNGLGGVDTAARVLGGRRDVHGALVLFAATGTAAGRAVATARGPVFVGAGSGWASPASRRVATILASALPARAVDRFTGAQWAKLLVNHVNALPAITGSSVQAVSRDPGLVRVLARSLREAVLVAERQRVRITGLGPLRQVDVHALGHRPFDDAVDVARRLGHAFGPVPNPASTLQAIRRGRRTEIDELNGRVATLAAHHGIDAPVERTLTRLVHEVERSGRFLAPGAVVAAVSA
- the rbfA gene encoding 30S ribosome-binding factor RbfA, which codes for MVDHARAARMADRIKEIVATTLDRGIKDPRLGFVTVTDVRVTGDLQQATVFYTVYGTEEELRDTAAALKSATGMLRSEVGKQLRVRLTPTLEFVHDALPENVNQIEQLLAQAKERDEAAHAASAGASFAGDADPYVKPRELAADDDHGVDGAEGTSER
- the nusA gene encoding transcription termination factor NusA, producing MKIDLAVLRLLEREREIPFEELVTILEEAIQTAYEKQTSQGADDAAPQGTRVHLDRKTGEVNVFVPERDDDGEIIGEARLHPDEFGRIAAFAAKQVITQRMRDIGDDRVLGEFKAREGDIVAGVVQQGPNPKMVHVDLGTVEAILPPEEQVAGEDYAHGTRLRVFVTKVERGNRGPQITVSRTHPSLVRKLFALEVPEIATGVVEIVSLAREAGHRTKIAVRATQDGVNAKGACIGELGARVRAVTNELGAEKIDIVDYSPDLATFVANALSPAKVSSAFVIDRATKAVRALVPDFQLSLAIGKEGQNARLAAKLTGARIDIQPDSILEDDDEAADEG
- the truB gene encoding tRNA pseudouridine(55) synthase TruB, with amino-acid sequence MTRRESSGPHGILLLDKPNGPTSHDLVARTRRALGTRKVGHAGTLDPMATGLLVLGVGDATRLLTYFVGADKEYLATVRLGVSTNTEDAEGEITARAEPGAIARLGTDEIDATIASLTGRIRQVPSAVSAIKVDGVRAYKRVRDGEQVELDAREVDITEFVRTGSPRRADGEESAVDVDVRVACSSGTYVRALARDLGDALGVGAHLVALRRTRVGAFRVDEASDVERTDLVDALLAPAAAALRRFERLDADERDAADLRNGRVIARGSTGSGDEPLRAAIDATGALIGIVGPRDGGWKSVMNLPTGGAS
- the infB gene encoding translation initiation factor IF-2 — protein: MAKPRVHEIAAEMGVDSKTALKTLQEMGEFVKSASSSVEPPVARRLREALKTGDGSGAGAPKPGAGAPRPGAPKPGAGAPKPGARTVPSGNAGPKPGARSGAPKPGGARPTTPEREAPAAKPEPATTAPAEARQAAPTPGRQAAPTTDAVTPGGAPKPGSAAPKPGAATPSAAKPADAGDSSAIPRPRGPRPGPRPGNNPFASSQGMGRPRPGNNPFAAKQGMGQGGGAGGPRPGPRPGPGGGAGRVQPPRPGQPRVLPGARPAGQGGRPGARPGGGAGGGGGRPGTVGGFAGRPATGGGGRPGGGRGRGSTAGAFGRGGSKSKARKSKRTKRAEFEMREAPLIGGVRVPRGNGETTVRLRRGASIADFAEKIDASPGDLVTILFHLGEMATATESLDEATFEVLGAELGYRIDIVSPEDEDRELLESFSIDLDQEAEEEGDDVLVARPPVVTVMGHVDHGKTRLLDAIRNANVVEGEAGGITQHIGAYQVHTQHDGVDRAITFIDTPGHEAFTAMRARGANVTDIAILVVAADDGIMPQTIEALNHAQAANVPIVVAVNKIDKPDANPAKVRSQLTEYGLVAEEFGGDTMFVDVSAREGLHIQELIEAVLLTADAGLDLRANPDKDARGVAIEAKLDRGRGAVATVLIQSGTLHVGDAIVAGTAYGRVRAMVDENGVTVTEAGPSRPVQVQGLSSVPGAGDTFLVTDEDRTARQIAEKREAVERNAMLAKSRKRISLEDFTRALEEGKVESLNLIIKGDVSGAVEALEDSLLKIEVDDSVQLRIIHRGVGAITESDVNLATVDNAIIIGFNVRPDTKARERAAREGVDIRFYSVIYNALDDIEQSLTGMLKPEFEEVQSGVAEILEVFRSSKFGNIAGCMVRSGTITRNAKARVIRDGVVLADGLAIESLRRFKDDVTEVRTDYECGIGLGKFNDIQVGDEIETTELVEKPRG
- a CDS encoding YlxR family protein, encoding MDPVRTCIGCRSRQERTGLVRVVAVSGQIRFDRDGRLPGRGAWLHPSAACIGRAIERRAFGRAFRHGRVDVAEAREYARQLADAQAPARTEKAERTMDNS